The window ATACGCCGTAAATTTCGCTCCGCCCTTCATCGCCAGTACCTTCGTTATCGACGCTGTCAGCGTCGTCTTGCCGTGATCCACGTGTCCTATCGTTCCGATGTTCACGTGCGGCTTACTTCTGTCAAACTTGGCCTTCGCCATTGTATTTCCTCCTTGCTATATAGCTTTAGATTAAAGCCCACGGCCAGAATTGAACTGGCGACCTCTTCCTTACCAAGGAAGTGCTCTGCCGACTGAGCTACATGGGCGGGATTTCCCCAAAATGCAAACGTAGAGCTGAAATTATAACTATTGATTGAGGATTGTCAAGTGCGAAATTTAATGTAAATCATATCTTAGAACTCGATTACCCCGCTATGAGATATAAAGGAGATATATGCCGCTGCTGTCGGTAGTTTTACGGTTTTTTTATAAGTTCGAATGATTCAAAGAATCTCTGGAAATACTCGGCCGGAATTGCACCGATTACGGACTGAACCATAATCTCATAAAGTCTTGTTCCAATTACGTATCTCCTTGACGTGTACTGCACGGGCACGCCTGAAAAGGTCCCGGTAACCTGAAACACTCTGCCGGGCTGGCTGTCGACAGTTATCTTCTCGTTGTAGATAACCTTGCTGTTTTCAAACGAGGTGACAACATTAGCAAGGTTACCCTCGAGTAGAAGCTGTACTTCGTGCTCGAATGTTTCCTTATCCTTAATGTCAGCAAGATATGGAATATCCGTATAGCTCATCACAAAGGATCCCGAAGAAAAGTCGAAGGAGTAAAAATAAGTGGTCATTGATTTTCCGGCAACCATGCCTTGAGTAGAATCGAAAACGACAGGCGCAGGCATCAGGACGGAAAAACTCGAGTCTGCAGGAATTACATTAACCCAGGGAACTTCCTGGGCAGAAACGAGCGGTGAAACCGCAAAAATCGACAGGATTATTCTTATGATGTTCGCTTTTTCCATGCCGTATTAAACACAGCTCTCCCCAGAAGTCAACAAGCTGAAATCTCAATCCTACCCTTGCGCTCCACCCTCCCCCTGGAATATGCAATGAAGAGTATCTTATCTTAAATTAATACGACTTACAACAGCTTGAAAGAATCCATGAACTTCTTAATGCTTTCGTCGTTGGCGTCCGACTTGGTAGTTGTCGCCATTACCTGATACAGGCGCGTTCCGACAAGGTATGCCTTCCCGAACACCACCATCTCCATGCCGTTCTTTGTGCCGTCTGCGCGGTATTCCTTGCCGGGATGACCTCTAAGAGTGATGTCTCTTCTGTAGACGAACTCGCCGTCCGGGAACGTGCCGATAGCGCCTTCAACGCCGCCCTCAAGGATATCGTCCTTATCGGAATCCGTGAGTTCTATGCCCTCAAGAAAGGACATCTCGTTGTAGGCGACCATGTAGTAGGCTTTGGAAAGGCTTACGGAATACATGTGAATCATTATGGGTCCTGCAGCGGTCGAGGTCGAACTCGACTGAACCTCGACATCCTTTCCGGGCATCATTACTGAGAAGCCTGCCTCTTCGGACTTGTACTCCTGCCAGTCAGGCTTTGCGCCGCATCCGGCGAATAGAGCGACAAACATAACCAGAGCTGCCATTATTTTTAATGCGGACTTCATATCTCCTCCTATGAGATTTGGTTTGTGCTGATTAAATCCAGAATAAGGCTCGTGTCAAGTATTTTGAAAGACTTTACCCTGTCTCAAGGAATTATGCAAGTCATCAGCGAACTAGACCCCATGTAAGCCATAGGCTGAACGCACCAAGCATGCGAATGTACCTACCTCCACAAGGAGCGTAACCACTTAAGCTGTTACGGAAGGAGCGAGCATTCTTTGAGCCCCTTTCTTTAAGACAAGTGCCTGAGAGCCTGGCGAATTGCCCCTCTCTTTAAGGAGGGGCCGCGGGGGTTTGCCCCCCTTGATTAAGAGAGGTGGCCGCAGGCCGGGGGTATTTATCATAAACTTTGCGGATCGACCTTAAGGTCGGTCCCTACAAGTTAAATATATGGTTCTTAAAAAGCCTTTACTGGCATTGACAAAGATTCGATATATTGTATGATTTTTATGTTCAGCTTTGGAGGCTATCGTGGATATTACGTTAAGTCAAATCCTGAATCTAGTAGGGAAACTTGACGATGCTTCAAACGGTAATAGCGCAAGGGAGCGTTTTCGAAGCTATCTAATTAAAAATGTCACGAAGGTAAATCAGTTCAGAGATTATATCGGAGAGTGTTTAAGGGAATCTGGCGACCAATATAACAAAGCTTTGCAGGATTTGGTCAATCAACTCGGATATTATCTCGGTTTTGAGGTTACATTTGGTCGGTATAAAGGAGCTTCAGGAGAAGTTGGTAACGATGGGCTTTGGAAATCGCCAACAGGCTACTACATTGTAATTGAGGTTAAAACAACAGACGCATATGTCATCAAAACGGATACCCTTCTTAATTATATTAATAATCTTGTCTCTGATAACGTTATCCCCCCTAAGGCACCTACCCTAGGTCTCTATGTTGTTGGTCGTCCCGATGCAAAACTTCAACAACTTGAAAATGACATCATTCATTTTGGTCGTCAAAACCAGTTAAGAGTAATCTCCATCGATTCGCTTCTTTCATTAGTTGAGATGAAGTCCGAATACGATGTTTCACACGAGGACATTCTAGCAGTTATTAAGCCATCAGCTCCAACTATTGATCCCGTTGTAGAATTGATGCGTCGCTTGGTTGTACAAGAGAAAGCAGCCGGACATCCAGAGATAAGTACAACCTTTGAAAGGGGAACTGACCAAGTACCAACGGAAGAGGTAGCATACTGGATGTCGCCTGTTGTAGAGATGGAAGGGCGTACAGCGGAAGAATGTATTAAGGAATTAGTCGGGGAAGAAAAAGTATACGCCTTCGGTGAAAGAACCCCAGGACGTCAATACATAAAACCCGGCGATATGATGTGTTTCTATGCACAATTAACGGGAATTGTTGCACACGCTAGAGTTACAAGCAAACCTGAGGAAAGAAAACATCCTAAAGTCCGAAACCCAGAAAAGTATAAGTGGGTCTTTAAGTTAAGCGATGTCAAGCTTTACCTCAACAAGCCAGTTGCTATTGACTCTGCTTTAAGAACAAACTTAGACGCTTTCAAAGATAAAGATCCAAACCAAGCTTGGAGCTGGTTTGTTTTTACTACTCGGAAAATAACAAAACACGACTTTGAACTCCTGACAAAATCTATCTGAAGGTTAACCTAGGCCATCTTTTCCTGCCATATGATTGCGTGGATGTTTCGCTAAGTCCCCATCACTTGACCTTTGCGCGGTTGGTGAGTAGTATATAATCAAAATATAGCAAACTCGAAATTATTTGGAGGAATTCATGCCTGTGACCAAGTCATTCAAATACAAGCCGTTACACGCGCCAAGGGGGACGAAGCTCTCCTGCAAGGGCTGGCACCAGGAGGCGGCGCTGCGGATGCTTTACAACAATCTTGACCCCCGGGTGGCCGAGGACCCTGAGAATCTTATCGTCTACGGCGGCACAGGCAAGGCGGCACGCAACTGGCAAGCGTTTCGAGCAATTGTTAAGTCTCTGAAGACGATGGAGTCGGATGAGACCCTGCTCGTGCAGTCCGGAAAACCTGTCGGCATCTTCCGCACGCATCCCTGGTCGCCGAGGGTACTGATAGCCAACTCCAACCTCGTACCAAACTGGGCGAACTGGGATGAGTTCCGCCGTCTTGAGGCCTTGGGCCTCATCATGTACGGCCAGATGACCGCCGGCTCCTGGATTTACATAGGCACGCAGGGCATCATTCAGGGCACGTACGAGACGCTGGCAGAGCTTGCACGCCAGCACTTCGGCGGTTCGCTCAAAGGCAGACTTGTCTTGACCGCCGGCATGGGCGGCATGTCGGGCGCGCAGCCTTTAGCCGTAACCATGAACGAGGGAGTATGTTTGGATGTGGAGGTCAACGCTGCGAGGATAGAGAGGAAGATAAATGAAGGCTTCTGCGATCGCATGACGGATAAGCTCGACGAAGCCTTGCGCTGGTGCGAAGAGGCAAAGCGCAGTGGCGTTGGTTTATCCGTAGGATTAGTGGGCAACGCGGCGGACGTGCACCCGGAGCTTGTAAGACGGAGCATCATCCCCGATGTTGTGACCGACCAGACATCCGCGCATGACGAGCTCAACGGCTACGTCCCCAGGGGAATGTCATACGAACAGGCGCTGGAGTTGAGGAAAGCTGACCCCAAGACATACATCGAAAAAAGCTTTGAGTCCATGGCGCGGCACATGGAAGCGATGCTTGCGATGCAGAAGCAGGGCGCTCGAGCGTTCGACTACGGCAACAATATAAGAGGCCAAGCAAAAAAGGCGGGCGTTGCAAACGCGTTCGACGTCAAGGGCTTCGTGCCTTTGTATATCAGACCGTTGTTCTGCAAGGGCAAGGGTCCGTTCCGCTGGGCCGCGCTATCGGGCAGGAAGGATGATATCTACGCGACGGACGAGAAGGTGTTGAAGCTCTTCCCGGATGACGCCGCACTCCACCGCTGGATAAGGATGGCAGAAAAAAGGATACCGTTCCAGGGACTGCCCTGCCGCATCTGCTGGCTCGGCTACGGCGAGCGCGACCGCTTCGGCCTGGAGATAAACAAGATGGTGAAGCAAGGCAAGCTTGCCGCGCCTGTCGTGATGGGCCGCGATCATCTGGACACGGGCTCGGTAGCCTCGCCCAACCGCGAGACCGAGGCAATGCTCGACGGCTCGGACGCCATTGCCGACTGGCCGCTCCTCAACGCGATGTTGAATACGGCGTCGGGCGCGTCATGGGTCAGCGTCCACCACGGCGGCGGCGTAGGCATGGGGCTTTCGATCCACGCAGGCCAGGTCACGGTTGCGGACGGCACCGCCGAGATGGCAAAGCGGATTGAGCGCGTTCTAACGAATGATCCGGGCATCGGTGTCGCAAGGCACGCGGATGCCGGATATGAAATAGCAACGAAGGTAGCGAAGCAGAAGGGTATTAAGATTCCGATGAAGTGATCCCCCCACCTCTCATCCTCCCCCACAAGGGGGTAGGATACCTGCATTCTCCCTCCCCTGGTGGGAGGGAATAAAAGGGAGGGGGAAAGAAGAATGAAAAGGAATTTGACATCTGTCGCTAAGAGTCTGCGCAAACGTATGACTGACGCTGAAGCAAAGTTATGGCTTCATTTGCGACGCAAACAATCAGAAGCAAAATTCAGACGGCAGTGCCCAATAGGTAAATACATAGTTGATTTCGTTTCGTTTGATGCAAATGTGATTGTAGAAGTAGATGGAGGGCAGCATGCACAATCGGAATCCGATAAACTCAGGGATAAGTGGTTGATGTCACAGGGATTCAAGGTGTTGAGATTCTGGGATAACGATGTGCTTAAAAATATTGAGGCCGTTATTGAAGCAATACGCCGCGAAATCTCCCCTCCCCTGGTGGGAGGGGATTAAAGGGAGGGGGTAGTAAAAAATCACCTCCACCTCATTCCTCCCCCATCAAGGGGGAGGAATGGTAATGGCAAAGCGCATCGAGCGCGTGCTGACCAACGACCCCGGCATCGGCGTCGCGCGTCATGCTGACGCGGGGTATGAGATTGCTAAGAAAGTGGCTAAGAAGCAGGGAATTAAGATACCGATGTCCTAATCCCCCTTCTTGTTCCTCCTTAATAAGGGGGACTTAGGGAGGTCCTCTCTCCCTTGGGAGAAAGTAAAAGCATTTACACAAAAAGGTAATTGTCGGCGAATCCCGATTAGTCTAAGCCGCGATCGGACGAAACATAGACTTGATTGTGTCTGGTACGTTTCTTGCTAAGTCATTATATTGTAGATAATTAACGCCGGTTACCGGCAGGAGGAAAAAGATGAAGAGATTGCTAGTCCTTCTTGTTTTGAGTTTTTCAGCTCCAGCAATAATATTGGGTTGGATGAAAACTTATGGTGGGTCAAATTTTGATTATTCTTATGGTGTCCAGCGAACATCGAATAACGGATACATAATTGCTGGATACACTGAATCCTTTGGACCTAAAGGTTTCAACCTCTGGATAATTGTGACAAATTCCAAGGGAGATACCATATCCACTAAAATATACGGCGATGCGTACATTGATATGAAATATTCCCTGCAATCTACATTAGATGGCAACTTTATCATCTCGGCTGAAAAATGGAACGATTCCAACCCATTAAATACCGACCTTTGGGTGCTTAAATTGAAACCGAACGGTGATACACTTTGGACTCGAAGCTTTGATTACGGAGAAAGTGAATGGGGAAATTGGATTTCGCAAACTTCAGATGGTGGTTACATTGTGGCAGGCAACGATGATGCTTTTTCATCATTAATCAAGTTAGATGCCAACGGTGATAGTGTTTGGCCGTATGATTACTTTAAAATTCAGGAGCTATTCCTTTGCGTACAGGAAACTAACGATGGTAACTACATCGTTTGCGGGTTTTCAGCCGGATGGGGCACTAATACAAGCCAGGATCTTCGGTTGACAAAAATTAGTTCACAAGGAGAAGTTATCTGGGACAAGAAATACGGACTAACAGATTTTGATCGTGGGGATTGCGTTCGACAGACTTCCGATGGGGGGTATATTCTAACGGGACTCAGCACTACCCTAGGCGGCCTCTGGCTTCTAAAAACCAATGCTCAAGGAGATACCAGCTGGACTAAAGTGTTTAAAGATGGACGAGGGTATTGTGTACAGCAAACCAAGGACGGAGGATATATCATTACAGGTGAAGTATGGACATTGATTAAAACGGATCCACTTGGAAACGTAACCTGGACAAAGAAATACATTGATGTGGGGCGGTATGTTGAAGAAACTCCCGATGGAGGATTTATTGTAGTAGGCGCCAACAATTACTATAACCACAATATGGATATTTGTTTAATCAAAACCGATGCAAATGGCGACACTCTTTCCGCCGTTTCCGAACTTCCAGTAACGCCCTTCCCTGATTTCGAACTCCTCTCCCCTATCGGCCCGCGGATTGTGCTGCGCTTTGCGGAGGCGAAGGAGCCTCGAGTGTTGAGCGTCTTCGATGCGTCTGGCAGAAAGGTGGATGAGGTTGTAGCCCCTCAGGCGGGTGGTGTAGTGAACTGGGGCGAGTGTTACGGGCCTGG of the bacterium genome contains:
- the tuf gene encoding elongation factor Tu (EF-Tu; promotes GTP-dependent binding of aminoacyl-tRNA to the A-site of ribosomes during protein biosynthesis; when the tRNA anticodon matches the mRNA codon, GTP hydrolysis results; the inactive EF-Tu-GDP leaves the ribosome and release of GDP is promoted by elongation factor Ts; many prokaryotes have two copies of the gene encoding EF-Tu) → MAKAKFDRSKPHVNIGTIGHVDHGKTTLTASITKVLAMKGGAKFTAY
- a CDS encoding EVE domain-containing protein, which gives rise to MTLSQILNLVGKLDDASNGNSARERFRSYLIKNVTKVNQFRDYIGECLRESGDQYNKALQDLVNQLGYYLGFEVTFGRYKGASGEVGNDGLWKSPTGYYIVIEVKTTDAYVIKTDTLLNYINNLVSDNVIPPKAPTLGLYVVGRPDAKLQQLENDIIHFGRQNQLRVISIDSLLSLVEMKSEYDVSHEDILAVIKPSAPTIDPVVELMRRLVVQEKAAGHPEISTTFERGTDQVPTEEVAYWMSPVVEMEGRTAEECIKELVGEEKVYAFGERTPGRQYIKPGDMMCFYAQLTGIVAHARVTSKPEERKHPKVRNPEKYKWVFKLSDVKLYLNKPVAIDSALRTNLDAFKDKDPNQAWSWFVFTTRKITKHDFELLTKSI
- the hutU gene encoding urocanate hydratase, whose amino-acid sequence is MPVTKSFKYKPLHAPRGTKLSCKGWHQEAALRMLYNNLDPRVAEDPENLIVYGGTGKAARNWQAFRAIVKSLKTMESDETLLVQSGKPVGIFRTHPWSPRVLIANSNLVPNWANWDEFRRLEALGLIMYGQMTAGSWIYIGTQGIIQGTYETLAELARQHFGGSLKGRLVLTAGMGGMSGAQPLAVTMNEGVCLDVEVNAARIERKINEGFCDRMTDKLDEALRWCEEAKRSGVGLSVGLVGNAADVHPELVRRSIIPDVVTDQTSAHDELNGYVPRGMSYEQALELRKADPKTYIEKSFESMARHMEAMLAMQKQGARAFDYGNNIRGQAKKAGVANAFDVKGFVPLYIRPLFCKGKGPFRWAALSGRKDDIYATDEKVLKLFPDDAALHRWIRMAEKRIPFQGLPCRICWLGYGERDRFGLEINKMVKQGKLAAPVVMGRDHLDTGSVASPNRETEAMLDGSDAIADWPLLNAMLNTASGASWVSVHHGGGVGMGLSIHAGQVTVADGTAEMAKRIERVLTNDPGIGVARHADAGYEIATKVAKQKGIKIPMK
- a CDS encoding endonuclease domain-containing protein → MKRNLTSVAKSLRKRMTDAEAKLWLHLRRKQSEAKFRRQCPIGKYIVDFVSFDANVIVEVDGGQHAQSESDKLRDKWLMSQGFKVLRFWDNDVLKNIEAVIEAIRREISPPLVGGD